A single genomic interval of Deltaproteobacteria bacterium harbors:
- the polX gene encoding DNA polymerase/3'-5' exonuclease PolX — protein sequence MENPEIAQRLSGMADLIDLTGGSAFRARAYRRAAQLIELLSSRAEDLVREGKFAELPGIGSGIQGHVEQLLAHGSFDEYDALAAKVPPGVRELLQVEGVGPTTASAAWKKLQVTSVDALEEACRDGRLARVPRLGAKRVATIAEAIARYRARRGRTPLFRALGFAEELLRVLRQVPGVERAEAAGSLRRRKETVGDLDLLVATRNPQPVVRAFTHGRGVEHVQAAGPTRCTVRLAAGLSADLRIVEPDCFGAALHYFTGSKAHNIAVRMRAVRKGLKLSEYGIFDGRDRCIGGATEEEVYRAVGLPYIPPELREDTGELEAAAQGELPRLVELEDLRGDLHVHSNASSDGTSSVEELAAEARRLGREYLAITDHSRSRPLGLGPTQLARHAKRLRALDHELGGRPHLLAGIEVDIGPQGELDLPDAALAKLDLVVASVHAHFNDPREVMTARMIAAIRSGLVDVLGHPTGRQLGQRDPCALDLEAVLAAAREHGVALEANATPERMDLDDQGCRAAKRAGVPVVISSDAHHVSQLANLQFGVWMARRGWLERGDVLNASSWDALQGRLRRKPARSPGHVTHPP from the coding sequence ATGGAGAACCCGGAGATCGCCCAGCGCCTGAGCGGAATGGCCGACCTCATCGACCTCACCGGCGGGAGCGCGTTTCGTGCGCGGGCCTACCGGCGCGCGGCCCAGCTCATCGAGCTCCTCTCCAGCCGGGCCGAGGACCTGGTTCGCGAGGGGAAGTTCGCCGAGCTCCCGGGCATTGGTTCGGGGATCCAGGGTCACGTGGAGCAGCTCCTGGCCCACGGCAGCTTCGACGAATACGACGCGCTCGCTGCGAAGGTGCCCCCGGGCGTGCGCGAGCTGCTCCAGGTGGAGGGCGTGGGCCCGACCACGGCCTCGGCGGCGTGGAAGAAGCTGCAGGTGACCTCGGTCGACGCGCTGGAGGAGGCCTGTCGCGATGGCCGGCTGGCTCGCGTGCCGAGGCTGGGAGCGAAGCGCGTGGCCACCATCGCCGAGGCCATCGCCCGGTACCGCGCCCGGCGTGGGCGGACGCCGCTCTTCCGCGCGCTCGGGTTCGCCGAGGAGCTGCTTCGGGTGCTGCGCCAGGTTCCCGGCGTCGAGCGCGCCGAGGCCGCGGGCAGCCTCCGGCGCCGCAAGGAGACGGTGGGTGACCTCGACCTGCTGGTGGCCACCCGCAACCCCCAGCCGGTGGTGCGCGCGTTCACCCACGGGCGCGGCGTGGAGCACGTCCAGGCTGCGGGACCCACGCGGTGCACGGTGCGCCTCGCTGCGGGGCTCTCGGCAGACCTGCGCATCGTCGAGCCCGACTGCTTCGGCGCGGCGCTGCACTACTTCACCGGCAGCAAGGCCCACAACATCGCGGTCCGCATGAGGGCGGTGCGCAAGGGGCTCAAGCTCAGCGAGTACGGCATCTTCGACGGCCGCGATCGCTGCATCGGCGGCGCCACCGAGGAGGAGGTCTACCGCGCCGTGGGCCTGCCCTACATTCCGCCCGAGCTCCGCGAAGACACCGGCGAGCTCGAGGCCGCCGCCCAGGGCGAGCTGCCGCGGTTGGTGGAGCTGGAGGATCTGCGCGGCGATCTGCACGTGCACTCCAACGCGTCCTCGGATGGCACCTCCAGCGTCGAGGAGCTCGCGGCCGAGGCGCGGCGGCTGGGCCGCGAGTACCTGGCCATCACGGACCACTCGCGGTCGCGGCCCCTCGGGCTCGGGCCCACGCAGCTCGCGCGGCACGCGAAGCGGCTGCGCGCGCTGGACCACGAGCTCGGGGGAAGGCCGCACCTGCTTGCGGGGATCGAGGTGGACATCGGGCCCCAGGGCGAGCTCGACCTGCCTGACGCCGCGCTGGCCAAGCTGGACCTCGTGGTGGCGAGCGTGCACGCGCACTTCAACGACCCGCGCGAGGTGATGACGGCGCGAATGATCGCCGCCATCCGGAGCGGCCTGGTGGACGTGCTGGGTCACCCCACCGGGCGCCAGCTCGGCCAGCGCGATCCGTGTGCGCTCGACCTGGAGGCCGTGCTGGCGGCCGCGCGCGAGCACGGCGTGGCCCTGGAGGCCAACGCCACGCCCGAGCGCATGGACCTCGACGACCAGGGCTGCCGCGCTGCCAAGCGCGCGGGCGTGCCGGTGGTGATCTCCTCCGACGCGCACCACGTCTCTCAGCTGGCCAACCTTCAGTTCGGCGTGTGGATGGCGCGGCGCGGCTGGCTGGAGCGGGGAGACGTGCTCAACGCCTCGAGCTGGGACGCCCTACAGGGCCGCCTTCGCCGAAAGCCCGCGCGTTCACCCGGCCATGTCACGCACCCACCGTGA